DNA sequence from the Candidatus Methylomirabilota bacterium genome:
TTCATCGCCGAGCGCCTGCCCGACGCCTTCCTGCGCAAGGCGCGGCAGCTCAACTTCCCCTCGCTCGACTGCCTCACCTGTCTGCATCTCGAGGTCGACGGCGCCCCGGCCGTGTACTTCGAAGTAGTCGAGCGCATCCGGCGCGCCACCGACGAGTCACCGGAGAGCGATGCGATCGTCCCCGACCTGGCGATGGATCAGCACCCCTTCATCGAGGGGACGCCGCCCGAGCAATCCTGGGACCGGCCGGACAGCAACGCCGCCTGGCAGGCCAGGCTGGCGGCAGAGGCCAGGCTGGCGGCCACCGAGGAGGCCGCTTCACTGGCGCCCTCCACCCGCGAGCGGGAGCGCAGCTCGCGGAAGGACGGGCTCACCCGGTTCGAGCCCGACGCGGCCCGGGAAGCCGATGTGCTCGACACCGCCATCGTGGAGCCCGAGTTCCCGGGCGCGACCCCCTCGCTGGATGACTCGATCCTGGCCCAGCCGGACGATCCGACCAGCGCCGAGAGCTTCGAGCAGTACAAGGGTGAATGGCAGGAATTCCTGGATCGCCTCGGAGCCTCCAAGCTCCCGCCGAATGGGAAGCTCTCGCGGGAGTCCGAGGGGTTCCTCAAGCAGTTCGGACCCTCGGAATAGCGGACAGGATCATGGCTGGCACAGGAGGGTCCACGCCGATGAGCAACGTTCCCAACGAGCTGCCCCTGGGCGCCATGATGCCGGTGACGGAGCCAGGGACGCCCTCGGTGGCACCGCCCTCCGGGCTCGATATCCTCCGCGTCCTCCTGGTGGACGACAATGCCCACGTGCTCCAGTTCCTCACATCGGCCTTCAAGATGCACAGCTGCCTGGTGTCCACCGCGGCGGCGGCCGAACAGGCGCTGGACCTGCTCTCGGACACGGTCTTCGACCTGGTGGTGTCCGACATCAAGATGCCGGGGCTCAGCGGTCTCGATCTCCTGCGTGCCGTCAAGGGCAAGCAGCCCGGAACCCCCGTCGTCTTGATGACCGGGGTGCCGTCGATCAACTCGGCCGTGTTCGGGCTCCGTTACGGCGCCTACGACTACCTTCCGAAGCCTTTCTCGGTCAAGGAAGTCCAGCAGCTCATCCAGCGCCTCCGGAAGGATCGCCAGCAAGGTCATGCCCTGCGACAACCGGCCGGGCTGATGGAAGAGCTGGCCCGCCGCCAGACCGGAATGGAAGGCCTGTTCCGCATCGGCGAGCTGGCCTTGCAGGGACTCGATCCGGGCGTCTTCGTGGAAACGGTCCTGGACTTCACCATTCAGAGCCTGCGCGGGGACGCGGCCCTCCTGCTGCTGCGTGACCACGAGGGAAACTTCAGCCCCACCCAGAAAGGAGACCCCTCGCTCGTCAACCAGCTCCTGAGCCTGCTGCACGGCTCGTTCAACCAGCTGGTTCAGACCGCCGGCAAGGAGACGCTGACGCTCACCGCCCATGATCAGCCATTCACGGCGCTGGCGGCCCTGATCCCGGGTGTCGGCAAGAGCATGGGGATCCTCTGCCTGGGCCGAGACGCCCAGACCGGGGCGTTCCTGCCGGACGAAAAGGAGTTCCTGCTCGGCTACGCCCAGACCACCGCGCTGGCGCTCCAGCGGATCCTCCTCAAAGAGAATCTCGAGAGCAATCTGATCGACACCATCTCATCCTTCGTCAATGCGCTGGAGTCCAAGGACCTCTACCTGAAGGGCCATTCCGCCCGCGTCTCGATGTTCGCCGGCGAGATCGCGACGACCCTCGGCCTCACGCCCACCCAGGTTTTCGTGGTCCGACGGGCGGGCATCCTGCACGACCTGGGGAAACTCGTCATCCTGGACTCGATCCTGCACAAGCCGGGTCGCCTCACCAAGGAGGAGTACGCCCTGATCACCCGGCATCCGCTGGTGGCGCACAAGATCCTGAAGCCGCTTCGCTTCCTGGCTCAGGAGGCCGACGCGATCAAGTACCACCACGAGCGCTTCGACGGCAAGGGTTACCCGGACGGCTTGAAGGGCGAGGAGATCCCGCTGCCGGCCCGGATCGTCACGGTGGCCGATTCCTTCGACGCCATGACGTCGACCCGACCCTATCGGAGCGCGCTCCCCCATGACGTCGCGTTCGCCGAGATCCTCCGGGGGAAGGGCGTGCAGTTCGACCCCCGGGTGATCGACGCGTTCACGTCGATCCCGAGGAGCCGCCTGAGCGAGATCGCGCGGTACTACGACGCCCGAGCCGGAGCCCTCACCGACAAGCCCGGGACTTCCACGAGCGCGGACGCGGTGTCCGGCAAGTCCGCCATCGAGGTCGATTGTTGAAGCAGGGAAAGCCGAAGATCCTCGTCGTCGACGACGCAGGGCCGGTGGTGATCCTGTGCGTGAACATCCTGCAGGCACTGGGCTACGCGGTCAAGGCCGCCAACCGCGGAGAGCCGGCGGTCGA
Encoded proteins:
- a CDS encoding HD domain-containing phosphohydrolase; its protein translation is MSNVPNELPLGAMMPVTEPGTPSVAPPSGLDILRVLLVDDNAHVLQFLTSAFKMHSCLVSTAAAAEQALDLLSDTVFDLVVSDIKMPGLSGLDLLRAVKGKQPGTPVVLMTGVPSINSAVFGLRYGAYDYLPKPFSVKEVQQLIQRLRKDRQQGHALRQPAGLMEELARRQTGMEGLFRIGELALQGLDPGVFVETVLDFTIQSLRGDAALLLLRDHEGNFSPTQKGDPSLVNQLLSLLHGSFNQLVQTAGKETLTLTAHDQPFTALAALIPGVGKSMGILCLGRDAQTGAFLPDEKEFLLGYAQTTALALQRILLKENLESNLIDTISSFVNALESKDLYLKGHSARVSMFAGEIATTLGLTPTQVFVVRRAGILHDLGKLVILDSILHKPGRLTKEEYALITRHPLVAHKILKPLRFLAQEADAIKYHHERFDGKGYPDGLKGEEIPLPARIVTVADSFDAMTSTRPYRSALPHDVAFAEILRGKGVQFDPRVIDAFTSIPRSRLSEIARYYDARAGALTDKPGTSTSADAVSGKSAIEVDC